Proteins found in one Zea mays cultivar B73 chromosome 1, Zm-B73-REFERENCE-NAM-5.0, whole genome shotgun sequence genomic segment:
- the LOC103639563 gene encoding protein MODIFIER OF SNC1 1 isoform X1: MASSLLTTDRRWGATPARKSGMTVLGKVPKPINLPSQRLENNGLDPNLELVPKGTHTWGSKAPSTTPNAWSSSSILSTKNDGSSSSSSHFNGRPSSGGGSRPSTAGSEPLGSPNAWGPNSRPSSASGTFPSSHLPMATNRPRSAETRPGSSQLSRFADNASDNVKASIRTIDRPGSSSHGPGFTLSTGDFPTLGSEANSQRGHSSKGRPISSSGKEVSQGEQVKSLTTGNGELISQSNNQPVDIMKTEQHAHTGGAPVLATNVPNEGLQPRPYPPNFPMPHPQFDSWRAPPGHPPEGMWHRGLVPGGPYRPVGPPGSFPVEPFGYYGQFPPNSEVAARQGPGHGGYQAKNGDVYHPTPPNSYIMNQPVIPVRPVYQGPVPYDGYYGPRAHFNNANVRDPHFVGGPGILNQFPNQNDRFHPGHPQNRPGRHETVPREQLEYDKIHVFHRGNPGSLHDNSDRLGGSREFERNAQPASPLLPHPDGNRTDVNMRTDTRDTFSESERTRVLTKSVPNQRGSVGTEHLSVYDNAHSHHRETGDGTLRKKFKEDGSAALHPVIKKNAALIEKIESLNNKARNVDARNLPESASSKEFNKHKKSTDVSSNDVMGMACKSDPAVSVSCVSPAVQRLPNVPIKGTILGPAHPQLTEFSKAEKLGDSISDHVHRKSDSSRNSYHGPSKDRPANKFGSHGRGESSTTDLRNNIDHGQQPEIASQLQPAIVPDDMPASLDYESQRAKMKELAAERAKKLKAEEEERIKNQKAKALAKLEELNRRSSVLQKKSNDIKVETYDAHDKQHAGLDVTAKLDTSTEPHDVIAPDRLTDLLPPNDPNHTMVHIQAQSTAQSHALDGGKDPDAHATSSLVKNTHSNMEPVVQKSISQLHDITVVKAKQGYRKRHVSEEKISDEKASASITTRNITKNVDVLIDTVTAVVAPHDDPPTQNKKGTRHLRSKKKLDDAPVTSKHPPVVLNEPNTVKVSTEPKTHTGGVIISSSIVPTEGTIVTVGSITVGGISLKPMNQERVKSPDGTNNTESSQPRPQQTRKSGKHQHVLRPVEKPHGNDGILCAPVKPPVPNEHSDGAMPTAAVADLTKPVGKAINDGENVTRTKRAEMERYVPKPMSKELQQQNPSDDKEAVDKPSGAKSHPAAEPKKTSKAHGGKSNPSWRKRNPDESALVAPNSVEQADVSYESKEVQNFTYQKQPVELGKQDTQLKFSVDAAAENSSAPVQTVPLSVGGAKQHSAANRQRRQHVKAQRNEASGYSNESKGSEGKNDVVYQSATPVMDSNSSNHRNVPRSDVKNSGVVSHSRAWKPKTNSHPQDSSDGKIAVDGQVDSHGGRLEMNTSKGSDTITHLVTSSEPTKRSDGKEVSHSKHENLAREDGNQKGETEQEQANPTLRRQGQPNARYHRGGGSHRGRGGYDTGRPNHVTNVERRKGGSHLEYQPVGPQNKAADFQQSLGMEERTEGPPASGQAFRQRGHNRGLRPAGRFVQRNPASTPTTNSHQNE, encoded by the exons ATGGCCTCGAGTCTGCTCACCACGGACAGGAG ATGGGGTGCTACTCCTGCAAGGAAATCTGGTATGACTGTTCTAGGAAAAGTCCCAAAACCTATTAATTTACCAAGCCAGAG GTTGGAAAACAATGGTCTTGATCCCAATCTAGAACTGGTTCCAAA GGGCACCCACACCTGGGGCAGCAAAGCACCATCCACAACACCAAATGCATGGAGTTCCTCGTCAATTCTGTCTACCAAGAACGATGGAAGTTCCAGTTCATCTAGCCACTTCAATGGTCGACCGTCCTCTGGCGGAGGCTCAAGGCCATCAACAGCTGGAAGTGAACCACTTGGTTCACCCAATGCTTGGGGTCCAAATTCTCGCCCATCTTCAGCATCAGGCACATTTCCATCATCTCATCTACCAATGGCCACAAATCGTCCCCGAAGTGCGGAAACAAGACCCGGAAGTTCACAACTTTCTCGATTTGCGGATAATGCTTCAGATAATGTGAAAGCGTCGATAAGGACTATTGATAGACCG GGGTCTTCATCACATGGGCCTGGGTTCACACTAAGTACTGGTGATTTCCCAACACTTGGCTCTGAAGCAAATAGTCAACGAG GCCATAGTTCGAAAGGGCGCCCAATTTCTAGTTCGGGTAAAGAGGTGTCGCAAGGTGAACAAGTGAAGAGCCTAACAACTG GAAATGGTGAATTAATTTCACAATCCAATAATCAACCTGTTGATATCATGAAGACAGAGCAGCATGCACACACTGGAGGTGCTCCTGTCCTCGCCACAAATGTGCCAAATGAAGGCCTGCAACCGCGGCCATATCCACCAAATTTTCCTATGCCTCATCCGCAGTTTGATTCATGGCGTGCACCTCCTGGTCACCCCCCTGAGGGAATGTGGCATAGAGGACTAGTGCCAGGTGGGCCATACAGACCAGTTGGCCCCCCTGGTAGTTTTCCTGTCGAACCATTTGGTTATTATGGTCAGTTCCCACCCAACTCTGAAGTTGCAGCAAGGCAGGGCCCAGGGCATGGTGGATATCAGGCTAAAAATGGAGATGTGTATCATCCTACGCCTCCTAATTCCTATATTATGAATCAGCCTGTTATTCCAGTCAGACCAGTTTATCAGGGTCCAGTGCCGTATGATGGGTATTATGGCCCTCGAGCACATTTCAATAATGCCAATGTTAGAGATCCTCATTTTGTTGGAGGTCCTGGAATATTAAATCAATTCCCTAATCAGAATGACAGGTTTCACCCTGGACATCCTCAAAACAGACCAGGCAGACATGAAACAGTTCCAAGGGAGCAGCTGGAATATGATAAAATACATGTGTTTCATCGAGGAAACCCTGGGAGTTTGCATGATAATTCTGATCGTCTAGGAGGTTCCCGTGAATTTGAAAGGAATGCGCAGCCAGCATCGCCACTTCTTCCACATCCTGATGGAAACCGGACTGATGTGAACATGAGGACAGATACAAGGGACACCTTTAGTGAAAGTGAAAGAACCAGGGTACTTACAAAATCGGTGCCTAATCAGAGAGGTTCGGTTGGTACAGAACATTTGTCTGTTTATGACAATGCACATTCCCATCACAGAGAAACTGGCGATGGCACTCTGCGCAAGAAATTCAAGGAGGATGGTTCAGCTGCACTGCATCCTGTAATTAAGAAGAATGCAGCTTTAATAGAGAAAATTGAGAGTTTGAACAACAAAGCCAGAAATGTTGATGCACGTAATCTCCCAGAATCAGCTTCGTCCAAGGAATTCAATAAGCATAAAAAAAGCACTGATGTTTCATCTAATGATGTCATGGGTATGGCATGCAAATCTGACCCGGCAGTTTCTGTTTCCTGTGTTTCTCCTGCGGTGCAGAGACTACCAAACGTGCCCATCAAGGGTACAATTCTTGGTCCGGCACATCCACAGTTAACTGAATTTAGCAAAGCTGAAAAGCTTGGTGATTCAATTAGCGATCATGTACATAGGAAAAGTGATTCTTCAAGAAACAGTTACCATGGTCCTTCTAAAGATAGGCCAGCTAATAAATTCGGAAGTCATGGACGGGGAGAAAGTTCCACAACTGATCTGAGGAATAATATCGATCATGGCCAACAACCTGAGATTGCTTCGCAGCTGCAACCTGCGATTGTACCTGATGATATGCCAGCTTCACTCGATTATGAGTCTCAG CGTGCAAAAATGAAGGAGTTGGCTGCAGAACGTGCAAAAAAGTTGAAAGCTGAGGAAGAGGAACGGATAAAGAACCAAAAAGCAAAAGCGCTCGCAAAGTTGGAAGAATTGAACAGGCGATCATCAGTACTTCAGAAGAAATCAAATGATATAAAAGTAGAAACTTATGATGCACATGATAAGCAACATGCTGGACTTGATGTGACTGCTAAACTTGACACTTCAACTGAACCACATGATGTTATTGCGCCTGATAGGCTTACTGATCTTCTGCCTCCTAATGATCCCAATCATACTATGGTTCATATACAGGCCCAGTCTACAGCACAATCACATGCTTTAGATGGTGGCAAAGACCCTGATGCTCATGCAACCTCGTCTTTGGTCAAGAACACTCACAGCAACATGGAGCCTGTTGTGCAGAAGAGTATCTCGCAGTTGCATGACATCACTGTGGTAAAGGCCAAGCAAGGGTACAGGAAAAGACATGTGTCAGAAGAGAAAATTTCTGATGAGAAGGCAAGTGCTTCAATAACCACTAGAAATATTACGAAAAATGTTGATGTTCTCATCGACACAGTGACGGCTGTTGTTGCACCACATGATGATCCACCTACTCAGAACAAGAAGGGAACCCGACATTTGAGAAGTAAGAAAAAGTTAGATGATGCTCCAGTTACTTCTAAACATCCACCTGTGGTGTTGAATGAGCCGAATACAGTGAAAGTCTCTACCGAGCCAAAGACACATACTGGTGGTGTTATCATCAGCAGCTCTATTGTTCCCACTGAAGGTACTATTGTAACTGTTGGAAGTATAACTGTTGGTGGAATTTCACTTAAACCTATGAATCAGGAGCGGGTTAAATCACCAGATGGAACAAATAATACTGAAAGTAGCCAACCAAGACCTCAGCAAACGAGAAAATCTGGAAAGCATCAGCATGTTCTTCGGCCTGTTGAGAAGCCACATGGGAATGATGGTATCTTGTGTGCACCAGTTAAGCCACCAGTGCCGAATGAGCACTCTGATGGAGCCATGCCGACTGCAGCAGTAGCTGACCTCACTAAACCAGTAGGGAAAGCCATAAATGATGGGGAGAATGTGACAAGAACAAAGAGGGCTGAAATGGAAAGATACGTTCCTAAGCCTATGTCCAAAGAACTGCAACAACAAAATCCAAGTGATGATAAGGAAGCAGTTGATAAGCCCAGTGGTGCTAAATCACATCCTGCAGCCGAACCCAAGAAAACTAGCAAAGCACATGGGGGTAAATCTAATCCTTCTTGGCGCAAGAGGAATCCAGATGAATCAGCTTTGGTGGCACCAAATTCTGTTGAGCAAGCAGACGTCTCTTATGAATCAAAGGAGGTTCAGAACTTCACCTATCAGAAGCAGCCTGTTGAACTTGGCAAGCAAGATACACAGTTAAAATTCAGTGTAGATGCTGCTGCTGAAAATAGCTCAGCTCCAGTTCAAACAGTTCCGCTATCTGTCGGTGGCGCAAAACAACATAGTGCAGCTAACAGACAAAGGCGACAGCATGTTAAGGCTCAAAGAAATGAAGCAAGTGGCTACTCAAATGAGAGCAAAGGTAGCGAGGGCAAGAATGATGTTGTCTATCAATCAGCAACACCCGTCATGGATTCGAACTCATCCAATCACAGGAATGTGCCAAGATCTGATGTGAAAAACAGCGGCGTAGTTTCACACTCTAGAGCCTGGAAGCCGAAAACCAATTCCCATCCTCAGGACAGCTCAGACGGCAAGATTGCTGTTGACGGGCAAGTGGATTCCCATGGTGGTAGGCTTGAGATGAATACGTCCAAAGGATCTGATACAATTACCCATCTAGTGACCAGTAGTGAACCGACGAAAAGGAGTGATGGCAAAGAGGTCTCACACAGCAAACATGAGAACCTGGCACGGGAAGATGGTAACCAGAAGGGTGAGACTGAACAGGAGCAGGCTAATCCTACACTACGTCGCCAAGGCCAGCCCAATGCAAGGTACCACAGGGGAGGTGGGTCACACAGGGGAAGGGGGGGTTATGACACTGGGAGGCCAAACCATGTCACAAATGTGGAGAGGCGGAAGGGTGGCAGCCATCTTGAATACCAGCCAGTCGGACCCCAAAACAAAGCTGCAGACTTCCAACAGAGCCTGGGCATGGAAGAACGAACCGAGGGGCCTCCTGCTTCTGGACAAGCGTTCAGGCAGCGTGGACACAACAGGGGGCTACGCCCAGCAGGCCGCTTTGTCCAGCGAAACCCTGCTTCTACGCCTACCACTAATTCTCACCAAAATGAATAA
- the LOC103639563 gene encoding protein MODIFIER OF SNC1 1 isoform X2 — protein MKTEQHAHTGGAPVLATNVPNEGLQPRPYPPNFPMPHPQFDSWRAPPGHPPEGMWHRGLVPGGPYRPVGPPGSFPVEPFGYYGQFPPNSEVAARQGPGHGGYQAKNGDVYHPTPPNSYIMNQPVIPVRPVYQGPVPYDGYYGPRAHFNNANVRDPHFVGGPGILNQFPNQNDRFHPGHPQNRPGRHETVPREQLEYDKIHVFHRGNPGSLHDNSDRLGGSREFERNAQPASPLLPHPDGNRTDVNMRTDTRDTFSESERTRVLTKSVPNQRGSVGTEHLSVYDNAHSHHRETGDGTLRKKFKEDGSAALHPVIKKNAALIEKIESLNNKARNVDARNLPESASSKEFNKHKKSTDVSSNDVMGMACKSDPAVSVSCVSPAVQRLPNVPIKGTILGPAHPQLTEFSKAEKLGDSISDHVHRKSDSSRNSYHGPSKDRPANKFGSHGRGESSTTDLRNNIDHGQQPEIASQLQPAIVPDDMPASLDYESQRAKMKELAAERAKKLKAEEEERIKNQKAKALAKLEELNRRSSVLQKKSNDIKVETYDAHDKQHAGLDVTAKLDTSTEPHDVIAPDRLTDLLPPNDPNHTMVHIQAQSTAQSHALDGGKDPDAHATSSLVKNTHSNMEPVVQKSISQLHDITVVKAKQGYRKRHVSEEKISDEKASASITTRNITKNVDVLIDTVTAVVAPHDDPPTQNKKGTRHLRSKKKLDDAPVTSKHPPVVLNEPNTVKVSTEPKTHTGGVIISSSIVPTEGTIVTVGSITVGGISLKPMNQERVKSPDGTNNTESSQPRPQQTRKSGKHQHVLRPVEKPHGNDGILCAPVKPPVPNEHSDGAMPTAAVADLTKPVGKAINDGENVTRTKRAEMERYVPKPMSKELQQQNPSDDKEAVDKPSGAKSHPAAEPKKTSKAHGGKSNPSWRKRNPDESALVAPNSVEQADVSYESKEVQNFTYQKQPVELGKQDTQLKFSVDAAAENSSAPVQTVPLSVGGAKQHSAANRQRRQHVKAQRNEASGYSNESKGSEGKNDVVYQSATPVMDSNSSNHRNVPRSDVKNSGVVSHSRAWKPKTNSHPQDSSDGKIAVDGQVDSHGGRLEMNTSKGSDTITHLVTSSEPTKRSDGKEVSHSKHENLAREDGNQKGETEQEQANPTLRRQGQPNARYHRGGGSHRGRGGYDTGRPNHVTNVERRKGGSHLEYQPVGPQNKAADFQQSLGMEERTEGPPASGQAFRQRGHNRGLRPAGRFVQRNPASTPTTNSHQNE, from the exons ATGAAGACAGAGCAGCATGCACACACTGGAGGTGCTCCTGTCCTCGCCACAAATGTGCCAAATGAAGGCCTGCAACCGCGGCCATATCCACCAAATTTTCCTATGCCTCATCCGCAGTTTGATTCATGGCGTGCACCTCCTGGTCACCCCCCTGAGGGAATGTGGCATAGAGGACTAGTGCCAGGTGGGCCATACAGACCAGTTGGCCCCCCTGGTAGTTTTCCTGTCGAACCATTTGGTTATTATGGTCAGTTCCCACCCAACTCTGAAGTTGCAGCAAGGCAGGGCCCAGGGCATGGTGGATATCAGGCTAAAAATGGAGATGTGTATCATCCTACGCCTCCTAATTCCTATATTATGAATCAGCCTGTTATTCCAGTCAGACCAGTTTATCAGGGTCCAGTGCCGTATGATGGGTATTATGGCCCTCGAGCACATTTCAATAATGCCAATGTTAGAGATCCTCATTTTGTTGGAGGTCCTGGAATATTAAATCAATTCCCTAATCAGAATGACAGGTTTCACCCTGGACATCCTCAAAACAGACCAGGCAGACATGAAACAGTTCCAAGGGAGCAGCTGGAATATGATAAAATACATGTGTTTCATCGAGGAAACCCTGGGAGTTTGCATGATAATTCTGATCGTCTAGGAGGTTCCCGTGAATTTGAAAGGAATGCGCAGCCAGCATCGCCACTTCTTCCACATCCTGATGGAAACCGGACTGATGTGAACATGAGGACAGATACAAGGGACACCTTTAGTGAAAGTGAAAGAACCAGGGTACTTACAAAATCGGTGCCTAATCAGAGAGGTTCGGTTGGTACAGAACATTTGTCTGTTTATGACAATGCACATTCCCATCACAGAGAAACTGGCGATGGCACTCTGCGCAAGAAATTCAAGGAGGATGGTTCAGCTGCACTGCATCCTGTAATTAAGAAGAATGCAGCTTTAATAGAGAAAATTGAGAGTTTGAACAACAAAGCCAGAAATGTTGATGCACGTAATCTCCCAGAATCAGCTTCGTCCAAGGAATTCAATAAGCATAAAAAAAGCACTGATGTTTCATCTAATGATGTCATGGGTATGGCATGCAAATCTGACCCGGCAGTTTCTGTTTCCTGTGTTTCTCCTGCGGTGCAGAGACTACCAAACGTGCCCATCAAGGGTACAATTCTTGGTCCGGCACATCCACAGTTAACTGAATTTAGCAAAGCTGAAAAGCTTGGTGATTCAATTAGCGATCATGTACATAGGAAAAGTGATTCTTCAAGAAACAGTTACCATGGTCCTTCTAAAGATAGGCCAGCTAATAAATTCGGAAGTCATGGACGGGGAGAAAGTTCCACAACTGATCTGAGGAATAATATCGATCATGGCCAACAACCTGAGATTGCTTCGCAGCTGCAACCTGCGATTGTACCTGATGATATGCCAGCTTCACTCGATTATGAGTCTCAG CGTGCAAAAATGAAGGAGTTGGCTGCAGAACGTGCAAAAAAGTTGAAAGCTGAGGAAGAGGAACGGATAAAGAACCAAAAAGCAAAAGCGCTCGCAAAGTTGGAAGAATTGAACAGGCGATCATCAGTACTTCAGAAGAAATCAAATGATATAAAAGTAGAAACTTATGATGCACATGATAAGCAACATGCTGGACTTGATGTGACTGCTAAACTTGACACTTCAACTGAACCACATGATGTTATTGCGCCTGATAGGCTTACTGATCTTCTGCCTCCTAATGATCCCAATCATACTATGGTTCATATACAGGCCCAGTCTACAGCACAATCACATGCTTTAGATGGTGGCAAAGACCCTGATGCTCATGCAACCTCGTCTTTGGTCAAGAACACTCACAGCAACATGGAGCCTGTTGTGCAGAAGAGTATCTCGCAGTTGCATGACATCACTGTGGTAAAGGCCAAGCAAGGGTACAGGAAAAGACATGTGTCAGAAGAGAAAATTTCTGATGAGAAGGCAAGTGCTTCAATAACCACTAGAAATATTACGAAAAATGTTGATGTTCTCATCGACACAGTGACGGCTGTTGTTGCACCACATGATGATCCACCTACTCAGAACAAGAAGGGAACCCGACATTTGAGAAGTAAGAAAAAGTTAGATGATGCTCCAGTTACTTCTAAACATCCACCTGTGGTGTTGAATGAGCCGAATACAGTGAAAGTCTCTACCGAGCCAAAGACACATACTGGTGGTGTTATCATCAGCAGCTCTATTGTTCCCACTGAAGGTACTATTGTAACTGTTGGAAGTATAACTGTTGGTGGAATTTCACTTAAACCTATGAATCAGGAGCGGGTTAAATCACCAGATGGAACAAATAATACTGAAAGTAGCCAACCAAGACCTCAGCAAACGAGAAAATCTGGAAAGCATCAGCATGTTCTTCGGCCTGTTGAGAAGCCACATGGGAATGATGGTATCTTGTGTGCACCAGTTAAGCCACCAGTGCCGAATGAGCACTCTGATGGAGCCATGCCGACTGCAGCAGTAGCTGACCTCACTAAACCAGTAGGGAAAGCCATAAATGATGGGGAGAATGTGACAAGAACAAAGAGGGCTGAAATGGAAAGATACGTTCCTAAGCCTATGTCCAAAGAACTGCAACAACAAAATCCAAGTGATGATAAGGAAGCAGTTGATAAGCCCAGTGGTGCTAAATCACATCCTGCAGCCGAACCCAAGAAAACTAGCAAAGCACATGGGGGTAAATCTAATCCTTCTTGGCGCAAGAGGAATCCAGATGAATCAGCTTTGGTGGCACCAAATTCTGTTGAGCAAGCAGACGTCTCTTATGAATCAAAGGAGGTTCAGAACTTCACCTATCAGAAGCAGCCTGTTGAACTTGGCAAGCAAGATACACAGTTAAAATTCAGTGTAGATGCTGCTGCTGAAAATAGCTCAGCTCCAGTTCAAACAGTTCCGCTATCTGTCGGTGGCGCAAAACAACATAGTGCAGCTAACAGACAAAGGCGACAGCATGTTAAGGCTCAAAGAAATGAAGCAAGTGGCTACTCAAATGAGAGCAAAGGTAGCGAGGGCAAGAATGATGTTGTCTATCAATCAGCAACACCCGTCATGGATTCGAACTCATCCAATCACAGGAATGTGCCAAGATCTGATGTGAAAAACAGCGGCGTAGTTTCACACTCTAGAGCCTGGAAGCCGAAAACCAATTCCCATCCTCAGGACAGCTCAGACGGCAAGATTGCTGTTGACGGGCAAGTGGATTCCCATGGTGGTAGGCTTGAGATGAATACGTCCAAAGGATCTGATACAATTACCCATCTAGTGACCAGTAGTGAACCGACGAAAAGGAGTGATGGCAAAGAGGTCTCACACAGCAAACATGAGAACCTGGCACGGGAAGATGGTAACCAGAAGGGTGAGACTGAACAGGAGCAGGCTAATCCTACACTACGTCGCCAAGGCCAGCCCAATGCAAGGTACCACAGGGGAGGTGGGTCACACAGGGGAAGGGGGGGTTATGACACTGGGAGGCCAAACCATGTCACAAATGTGGAGAGGCGGAAGGGTGGCAGCCATCTTGAATACCAGCCAGTCGGACCCCAAAACAAAGCTGCAGACTTCCAACAGAGCCTGGGCATGGAAGAACGAACCGAGGGGCCTCCTGCTTCTGGACAAGCGTTCAGGCAGCGTGGACACAACAGGGGGCTACGCCCAGCAGGCCGCTTTGTCCAGCGAAACCCTGCTTCTACGCCTACCACTAATTCTCACCAAAATGAATAA